GGCACATTTAATGTTTGCAGTATCAAGAGCTTGAAGCAAATTCTTAGGTGTTCTTCCATTTGAGTATGTGACTAGAGTTATAATGTTTTTCTCTATGTCTTTTCCGAACAAAGACATCACTGAATCAAAAATGTACAACAGTCGGTCACTTACTCGATTCACACTTGACTTCATTACCAGACCCACTGCATGAACTTTATGAACTCCATCTTTTGATCGAAATAAGTCAAACAATCTTTCGATGACAACGACATCATGTTCGATCCCTCTGGTGTCTCCATATCCAGGAGTATCAATGATGGTCAGAGAGTAGGGGACAGTTTTACCTTCAAAACCAAAAATCTCGTACATGATCACATCTGATGTCTGACTTTCTGTCTGACTTCTCTTCTCATCCTCCACAATTTGAAACCAGATTTTATCTTCAAACTTCACTCCCATAATGTAATTAACCAGAGCGTTGATCAGAGTGGATTTTCCTGCTCCTGTTTCACCGACAAGCaagatggttttatttgacttgttcttttttttcttaccaaaaGTCACTCTGGTCAGAGTTCCAGAcgtggctttttttgttttaagctggTAGACAGCAGGAGATCCTGAACTGATCAGAACACTGTCAGGAATATGTTGTCTTGGAGAGGTGTCGTTAACCCTGTAGGAAAAGCAGAGAAttcctgtttttacagttttaaagaaacctttGTTATTTCTGTCCAAAATTGCAactcaaaaaaaacatttgaagtcTGGTGGTACTGAATCTGTAAATACTATTTTggaaaatgctgcaaaagagtatttaattattacttttatttttacctaaaatgagacttttgttttgagacattccaaacatttcagtttgacTATCTTATAGatgatttggttgtttttttccagaactGATGCTTAgtggtttttgtgttaaatacaTTATGTAGACTTTCtaacataatttattttgataCTAACTAATTTATGTCAGTTTTTGTCTATTAgttttcaaggaaaaaaaaaacaagactgaatgactggataaataaaaacaaaaaaaacagatgttcagatgagaaaacagctgcgaactaaacaaacagtgtcatgcaaaagtgtagagatTTAATTTTAACTAATAAAACATTCTTTCACAAACATTCTTTTGCCCTTTTAGAGAAAGACTTGTCTTAAAAGCcaataaaatgataaactgGCCGTTATTTAGCTAGCTATTAGCCTAgtctggatgaagacttttgcctttttgtccATACTaatgctctatgactgatatcATAGCTGGTAAGATACTAAATATTGATAACTGTTAGACAGGACATCACTTAAAAAatcaccaatttttttttaagaaacttcTGCTGTTGTTCCAAGTTATTGCTACTGCCACTGTTTCTACAAagttatttgattaaaaaataaaattagtgaTAACTTTAAATGATTTCTGTATTATGATGACAAGTATTGACTTTGTTATCTACAGAGCTTCCAGATCACTATAATGTTGTTCACCTAAACCATTCCTAGTTATATGAACTCCTAAATAACATAAATTGAACGTACCTGCACTGCAGAACTGCTTTGGCTGTGTCATCCATTTGACCATCTATCTCCTCTAGTTTCTGGATCCTCTTTGTGTCTCCTTTCTCTTTCATCTTCTCAATTAGGAAGCTCAAAGGGACATATGTGGAAAGTGAATTAACATGCAGGATAGTCGGTCCCAGTTTGACAACATGTTGGTAGGACTCTTTTACCAACtgtgacttttttgtgtttaagttttccatttccttttccagcatttctgaaagtttcacctTCTTCTTAGTATCTGACATTTTCTTCTCatacatctttttgttttcttctttggttCTCTGTACTTTTCTTGTCTTCATCACATATTTCCATTGTTCTTTCACATGGACAGATGCAGGACACTTGTTTCTACAAACAGTACAGCGGCCATATTTCATGACTTCACATCGGGCAGGATCCTGGGCCATTGTGCATCCTGGATAGTGACAGTTTTCCTTACAGACAGAACAGCAAACAGctgttttcaaaaacataaattcaCCATTGATAGGTTCTTTATCTTTAAAGACTTCATCAAGTTctacagtaaatgttttagtctttatctcttctttgtgtttcttcaaaGCTTCTTGAATCTGTTTGATTTCTGTCTGCTGTAGTTCAATCAGTTTGATTCGGTCTTGGAGATTGTGAATATAGGCCGACAGTCGGATGGATGAGTTGAATCCAGTCATTGCCTGTAGCTGTTGAGGTGAACTCTTATGaagaaaagctgtaaatgtactCATTCCCTTCTGGGTCACTCTCCATGCATCTTCTAGAGCTAACCTTGTTTCCTCTGTTCGTTGTTCTTTCTGACAATTATTAAACATGTAGTGAAAAGGCTGATTATTCTCATTTTTCACACAACCAATGTTTACAGCTTCAAGAGCTTGAAGAGCAATTTCAGGTGTTGTTCCTTCTGAGTGGGTAATTAAAGCTACAATGTTGTTTTGCAAGTTTTTCCCAAACAGAGACATCACTAAGTCAAGGATACATAACAGTTGGTCACTCAGTTGATTATCAGTTGCCTTCATCACCAGACCCACTGCATGAATTTCATGAATTCCATCTTCTGATCGAAACAAGTCAAATAATCTCTGAATGATGAAAATGTCATGTTCGGTCCCTTTGGTGTCTCCATATCCAGGAGTATCAATGATGGTCAGAGAGTATGGCAGAGTTTTATAATCAAAACCAAAGATCTCGTACACGATCACATCTGATGTCtgaccttcctcctcctttacAACCTGAAACCAGACTTCATCTGCAAACTCCACTCCCATCATGTAGTTGACCAGAGCATTGGTCATAGTAGATTTTCCTGCTCCTGTTTCACCAACAAGTAAGATGGTTTTATTATTCTTTGCCACATTTCTTTCACCAACAGTGACTCTGGTCAGAGTTCCAAActtctcattttttgtttttagctgacgGACAGCTGGACATCCTGAGCGGATCAGAACACTGTGTAAAAAAGTAACATATTAATTCATTACATGGTGAAACAATATAAGTGGGTTCATTTTCATCTACAACAAAACATCAGTATGAATTATTAATTGTCTTAGGTATGAAAAGAAAGattattaagttttatttttctttaaaatttttaactttgcttttgTTGGCTGATTAATCTAGCATGAGTGTGTTCCCTCATTGATTATGTCAACAAAGGCTACAGAGGAtgatattttattataattattaggGAGGACTAAACAAGATTAGACAAAGATTTGATACACTAAATATGAAAAAGTCCCCATCAAACTACAACAtgtgaacttaaaaaacaacaaatatcaaATGATTTATCTTTTTCATCTGTATTGTTTCATAAGACAATATAGGTCTTAGCATGTTTTTACAATACTCACGCTGAGTCCATGGTGATATCTGCTACAGAAACCAGTGAAGATCAAACAGTTAAAATGGTATCtggataaaaatttaaaaaaacaaaaattacaattttattaataaaagaaaactatctCGAAATATTTGTGTAATATACAACTGACCTAACAAGTATACAGTCATGGGGGAATATAAGTTAAATTCTAGGCTTTTGCCTTTCAGGATATAACAAAAATGATCAGGTCTTTACTGGATTCAAATATTATTCAAATTTAATCTCATGAGTACAGAAACAGACATCAGGGTTATaccatgtattttttattaaacaaacaaaaataaataaataaattgaaaagcTGTATGTGGAAAAACAGTCCAACACATTATTTAGCAGCTTGTAAAACTTCCTTTAGCAACAAACACTCTGTATGATTTTATTAGTCTGTTTCATTATTGTGATGAAATTTTTGCCCACTCTTTTTTCCAACattacttcagttttttaaggTATGCAGATattagtttctgctcagctctcttaaggACCCACCACAGActttcaatcaggttgaggtctggactttgactggaccagtGCATCAGcttgattcttttgtttttcagctgttatGTTGTAAATTTGCTGTTGCATTTGGGACCATTGTCCTCTTTCAAGGCTGAGATTTGATCATTGGATTGATGCCCTCACATTTGATTCTAGAATACGTTTATATACAGATATGTTCATAATTGACTAAACTACTGCATAGTTCCCAGTTCCTGTTGCTGAAAATCAAAGCATAAATAATCAATCCTCCACCCCTGTGCTTTACAGTTGGTAGAAGAAATTTGTGGTAATATGTTGCGCTTGAGTTTGCCAAACATGGGACTTCGTAATATGGATGTTATAGCCTGAGTCCATTTGGTTTGCATTACACTGTGCACATTATAGcacattttagcacattttagagtggccttttacTGTGGCatacctgtgcaataatcatgttGTCTAACAAGCATCTTGACATGCCACATCTGTGAGTTGGATAGATTATCtcagcaaaggagaagtgctaactaacacagatttacagaaCTTTGTAAACAATACTTGAGAGAAAAAGACCTACTTCgtacatagaaaaagtcttagatctttgtgttcagctgatgaaaaatgggagcaaaaacaaaagtgttgcatttatatttttattcagtttataaCCCACCTAAAAATGATCGAAACAAAACCTCAATCCAACATGAAGTGTAACGTTTCCTGTAGTTTTGTGATATGTAGATGTAAACACTTGTGAGGCACACATGCAAGTGAGGCACATAAAATGGATGTGAATTGTTTGACGGGTCATTTCACTCTCatagagaattaaaaaaacggAGATGAATCAGCGCAGTAAGTCATATGTGATGATTCCTAAGGTCAACAAGGTGTAGACAATGACATATGGCCATAAATAGCTGTGTAAAGTTGTGCATAATTGTGGCACATTGGCAGCTTTTACGCTGCTGAAGGACATTGCCAATGAAAGAATTGGGAGATAACATGTTTTCAGGGATCACACCGACCTGCTGGCACATGATGCCTGGCTTATTAGCAGATTCTAAGTGCCCAGAGCTGTTCTTTTGAAACTTTGTGGCTGACGGGTCAGGTATTTCACAGCTGGCCCTAAGCCATGCCATGCCAGCCGTATCTGTATGATGTCCAGATATATCATATTCCCCTACACCATGGCGGAAACTCTCCATCAATGCGAGGTGACTCATTTCTTCAGCTATTGAATGAATAAGCCTCTAAGTTCTACCAAGCTCTTGAGCTCCTCTGTGTATACAGTAATTATGTTATTAAACACATTCATAAAGTTTGAAATGCCTGCTGGCACATCTGCACCCCTGGTTAACTTCAATCATTTACAATAATAGTGTGTAACTCATGTAGAAACATTATTGGATGAGAGGAGATGGGTAACCGTCTTTCACTTTACTCCCTCCTTTATGCCTGACCATTTAAACTTGTTGTTACTTTTGTGGATATGAGCTGCTCTGACAACCATAGCTTCACACACGGCATGATGCATATGCCAGAGGACAGAGTGCCAAATATGTTTTACGCCCCACTACCTTATTTAGGAGCGTGTTTTTAGGAGCGTCACTTTATTTTGTTGGAGAACATTCTTATAGTCTTTCAAAACATGGAACTGCAATAAAAAATTAACCCTTTGTGCTCGTAATGACACTACATTCACATTTTGTGCTAATGgccatgaaaataaatgtacaggACTGTAACAGCTGTATACATGAGGATATGGATGAGTAGAGAGGAATTCAGGAGACACTTTGCTTAAACAAACTAACCAAAGTCAATATTAAAAGCAATGTTAGATGCAGAAAAAAGAATCAAGTTTGTTAAAAATTGCTACttaattaatacattttaatttcatcTAACCATTTTCATCTCTCTGAGAGGAAGGACTTTAAGTCAGATTTGATGGAGGAATGCCTGAAAAATGACTTATAAGTGTGAAATCTATCAGTAATAAAATTAGAGTTCCTTTTAGTCTTTTCTTGTGATGCTGTAATTTAAAGGGATCTTACCTGTGATGTTTCCAGGAGGCTCTGTTAAGCGGTTGAGACAGGAAGAGCAAAAATGAGCTGTGTTCAGAGGTTTTTATCTCAGGAAGGAGGAGACAAACAGATCATGTGATTTCACAGAAAAGAGTGTTCCTCACTTTGAAGATGAAATCATGatagaaacagatttttatataGAAGTTAGTTTAGATTAAAGTCAAAAATTTAAATGCATGAAATTGTGTtctcattgtattttatttttgtggtcaAGCAgtgttcattaaaatttattggTTTGCTCTCATGTTCCTATATCAGTAAGTTAAGTATTtccatttacagaaaaaaacacaaaattcatGAGAGAAAACAAGTctaattaacatttgaagcACGTGCTTCCCATAtaattttgtaatgtttttaaaatcatttttatgtgaTTAAATGGGATCATATGTTGACAACAtaataaattcattattttttcagaaTGGTTACGAGGACGAAGATACGTTACTGAGTTTTTATCAAAATTGCAACTATATGTGACACACTGCTcatagaaaactaaaaataaactactagtctttctgctctgctgcaCTTTCTTTTCACTTGTCTGACGTCAGAACACCTGGCAGCTAAAAGTCTATTAAAttagttcatattttatttgtgcGGACGGTCCAAGTCtcttaatatttaaaaccagGAGACTCAAGTGACACAGGTCTGACATCTACTATACATGCATAATTTACATACTCAAACACACTTTATTATGTACATATTTGAGGAAAATAGTGCATagctaaatttaaataaatgcataaagcACACAACTATTTGAAGACACAATAAGAAATACTTCATTTTCTAAGATGTGGTTTTCCTCTGTTGGATTAcctgtctgctgtttttatttttgtcattttgataaAATGAGAGATGTCAGTAAATTAAGTCTACCAATAATTTTGTGATTGAGTGTCATAAGAAAATTCCCTCAGCGAATCCgtcaattaatttaaaacacttaattcctcagattaaatgttttggtgcTAAAACTGATAAGCTAGTTTTTAACTCTACATGCTGCATTAGTATTATCAGATTGGGCGGAGATTGAGacgaacccaatgcgcagactcatgacGCAGAATTCCTAAAagcaaaattactttatttgctaaaatgaaaataaacaaaaacaaaagctgacatggcagcaaacaaaactaaatacaaaacataacaaaatataACCTTTAGCAAAAACAAGAGGCAAGGCATGGGAGGAACCAAACAGCGCATGAAAGCGACAACGGACCAGTAAGTAagggaggaaatgaccaggttttaaagacagagggtaattaggagaagtgggcacaggtgagtgattacaaaacttggggcaggtgtagatgggggtggcaagtaaacaagagataaactgatggaaatgaatgatgacaggagtacaaaaacacaaggagcaaaaactgaactaagaccagactaaacataaaaacaactaaataacaaaaataaaataaacaataaacccaaattgaaaacatgaaaccaaaacatgaaaacattaacCGCAAATCCTGACAAGTATGTAGTTGGAACATTGATATtctaatttattataatatttatttattttatttatttattacgaTATATTATGTAAGATCTTATGCAATAGTTAGatagaaaggcactatataaggACAATccatttactatttattttcttctgagTGGTCCtaataggtaggtaggtagatagatagatatgaATTTATTGATCCCAGCACTGCACAagtgataaaaagaaacagtatCAGCACACAGTGTTAAAAGTAACagttagcaaatacaaaaatgcaaacatagtaaagttaaataatatgATGTAAATGCATATGTacatatttaacaataaataatattgtATAATGCTGCTGTCCATCCTTCTGCTCAGACAGTTCTGTTTGTAAAGTTCCTCTTAAAATCAGTCCACTAGGTGTAAAAAACTAAGGCTATGTTGCCATCATGGTTTACCTTTTGAGACTTTATTCATGAAGATGTAGACACACACATAATACTTTTTTAATacagattattttgtttactcTAACCATGGATGAACAGAGAGTTGCTGGTTGTCAGTAGTGTTAAATCCTCTGTATTTACTGCCCTCTAGTAGTCACAGTCAGTAAATACACTGTCACGATTTTCATTAGGACAAATTCTGATGGTTATGTAATATTTGTTACTATTTATGTTATATAATAATTTTACATACTGGAACTTCGTTGTCTATTGACTGTTCAGTAGCTTCTGGCAGTAAATGacactgtttgtctttgtcagtaatttaaaaaagatcttatattaaaattaaaacaggtcctgcaataacaacaataataataatacttgtgctttttttgtttgttttgaactctGGAGCTGGAGGTGTGAGATGCTGGTCAAGACAGGATGTGACTTTTGGCCCTGTTCAGCCCTGGCACCAACATGCTTTCTGGTTGATTCACCAACAAATAGATAGCTTTAAGTACAAATGTTCACACCTAACATTAAGCCTCCTGAAGCActcagaagagagagagaaacaaggtagagaagcccttgtaagttcaggtcaaattgatctgaaggccatgggagggttaaaatGCACTTGAATCAATCAGATTTCAATTACCTACTCTGCATACAAATAAACAGTCACACAATGGGCTCTCAACTGATCAGCAATCAGTTTGCAGCAGATCTGTGGATGGTTTTGTAAAATCACCAACACATTCAATCACATTATCTATAACTAATAAGACACTGACATGGTGCGATTAATGAGCAGCTATGACTCTTTGACCTTAGCATGCAGCATTCTAGTCATACAGACTAAATGAAATTccaacaaaacagttttattgaaGAGGATTGTGATAAACAGTTTATTCAAACCTTTAGCTGAAAAAGTATTTTCTAAATATTCCCAAGGATATtagtttaattatctttaattcaCTGACAGCTaacttgacttttttaaattaccaaGAGACATTCAGGTAATAAATCTTTGTGCAGGGTCACAGCTGGTTAGTAGGGTGTCCTGCAGAGGGTCTCAGGATGAATTGATATCAGACTACTGTAATGAACAGCATCAAAGTCAacaatgcataaataaatactttgtttatGAGGAGTGCGGGTTTTAGCATTAACTAAGTTCATCAACATTAGCTCAAATTCATGCATTGTAATCTGGGATCTCTGCTTAGTTGAGCCTCTAAAACATACACAAATTACAAGTTACTACATCTAGTTAATAACTTTACTGCTTATGTATGGTCTCATCAGTTCAGTAAAAGACTAAAGGCTTAAGAcgttcctttttgataaatcctatagttagggttggcttggatttcctgagctatcccttagttatgctgctataggcttagactgctggaagACAAATTGACCaaatttcctcactctgctgctgtttttactcgctctgctgtaattatttcttgtattaacatgtgtttttctttgtttttcttccaataaaaactacacctAGACCAGTATTTCCATGCTTAtctgtatctctttcctgtcctctcaaacatCAGCAgatcgaagcagatggccgctccgCCTGgttctgagcctggttctgctggaagttcctccacttcctggacataaaattatcacgttttaacaagatacgtatcacgttttaacaagataattatcacgttttaacaagatacgtatcacgttttaacgtAATAGcgttctaatttttttttcctgcgtgatagcaatgcgcttccgtaCTCAgggtcttcagctacagaatagaagtccagttgtttttgttttttaactttttttgaagtCAGCGTTAATCAATAGGGAGACGTCTTACATCGCTCGTCCTTAATCCCCGCCCAGAATGTTCATGTAAGCTTCCCCAAAGCAAATAAAGTTGTATAAGCAAGAAAACGAgttcaaccaaaaaaaatagactcaaccaaaaaaaaaaaaattgactcaaccaaaaaaaaagagtttcaatcaaaaaattagtgacttcaatcaaaagaaaaatctttaaataaatttttgtttcggaaaacaatatttttatggttaaaaagtttttaagatgtttttttgtttgactttttttttttttgattgaatactcctttttttgtttgacattattattttttttgattgaataattgtgaaacaaatctaactccatacttttataaaatgcatgttctctttttaatataaaaaaactataGTTGGTGTATTTGCATTATTCAGAGatctttattttacactttcacACAAACAGTTTACAAACGAtggagcaacaacaacagaagtGCAAATCAAATATAAGTTAACTAAAATTTTAACTtatgttaaatgtttgttgtgtatgtaaaatgtatgtaaaaGTGTATGGATGACTCACCTGAGTCAGCTGTTTTTCATTGTGCTTTGAAAGCGATTAATTCaattttttatctgtttttccaGTCACCATTGCAGACTCTtgattgtagaaaaaaaaaaaaaaaaaattaattttcaggaattttaaaataaactaaaaaatttattttttatttttttgcaaaaaatgtagTGTGAATGGTACttgctaaaatttgttttgaagaagTTGAAAGCATAAAGTTAAATTGAGTAGAACAGTGAGAGTCTAACTCAAGCAGTTCAAATGAAACCAGCAAAACAGGTAACTAATGTCATGATTTAGGAGTTTAGAACCCAGGTTTCAATATTACTGAACAGTGA
This genomic stretch from Kryptolebias marmoratus isolate JLee-2015 linkage group LG6, ASM164957v2, whole genome shotgun sequence harbors:
- the LOC108249697 gene encoding uncharacterized protein LOC108249697, with product MDSAVLIRSGCPAVRQLKTKNEKFGTLTRVTVGERNVAKNNKTILLVGETGAGKSTMTNALVNYMMGVEFADEVWFQVVKEEEGQTSDVIVYEIFGFDYKTLPYSLTIIDTPGYGDTKGTEHDIFIIQRLFDLFRSEDGIHEIHAVGLVMKATDNQLSDQLLCILDLVMSLFGKNLQNNIVALITHSEGTTPEIALQALEAVNIGCVKNENNQPFHYMFNNCQKEQRTEETRLALEDAWRVTQKGMSTFTAFLHKSSPQQLQAMTGFNSSIRLSAYIHNLQDRIKLIELQQTEIKQIQEALKKHKEEIKTKTFTVELDEVFKDKEPINGEFMFLKTAVCCSVCKENCHYPGCTMAQDPARCEVMKYGRCTVCRNKCPASVHVKEQWKYVMKTRKVQRTKEENKKMYEKKMSDTKKKVKLSEMLEKEMENLNTKKSQLVKESYQHVVKLGPTILHVNSLSTYVPLSFLIEKMKEKGDTKRIQKLEEIDGQMDDTAKAVLQCRVNDTSPRQHIPDSVLISSGSPAVYQLKTKKATSGTLTRVTFGKKKKNKSNKTILLVGETGAGKSTLINALVNYIMGVKFEDKIWFQIVEDEKRSQTESQTSDVIMYEIFGFEGKTVPYSLTIIDTPGYGDTRGIEHDVVVIERLFDLFRSKDGVHKVHAVGLVMKSSVNRVSDRLLYIFDSVMSLFGKDIEKNIITLVTYSNGRTPKNLLQALDTANIKCARNEKKQPIYFLFNNCQHEDRANDAKHLETADKIATKGLSAFTAFLEKTAPQKLDSTLDVLNERIRLTACIQNLQERVKLTELKQTEMHQIQEALKKHEEMKTENFTVEIDEVRKDKESIDDSMWLMTLIKGAVCCTVCEENCHYPGCSSAKSPEDCEVMKEGRCTVCTMKCPASVHVKGKWRYIAKTRKVQKSLEDIKKRSKREKRLSFLGNLENEIECLAREKSDLLDESFQHVVKLEGIALKANSVSTFVYLDFLIEKMKEKEDTKKVQKLEEMKSKVDDGTRSKLQYVWSKLTAAGKKVKEALK